Within the Garra rufa chromosome 16, GarRuf1.0, whole genome shotgun sequence genome, the region TGTTGTTAGTGTGAGTGATAAAGACTCAGGAGAAAACGGACAGGTAGATATTTATATTTCTGATGATTTGCCTTTTGCGCTGAAAGAATCGTCTgataattattatgaattattagttTCAGAACCGTTAGACCGTGAAAAGGTTCCAGAATATGACGTCACTATTACCGTGACTGACAGGGGCAACCCGCCGTTATCTGATAATGAAACTATAACTttagagctgctggacgttaacGACAATGTTCCTCAGTTCCCACAGACATTCTACACAATACCTGTTATGGAGAATAACGCGCCTGGAGCTTTACTGAGCTCTTTAACTGCCTTAGATCCAGATCTCCATGAAAATCAGTATCTAGTTTATTTTATCATAGAAAAGGAAATAGTGAACACCTCCATGTCCATGCTGTTCTCCATTAACCCAGAGAACGGTAATCTTTACGCGCTAAAGACGTTTGACTATGAGATAGAGAAGGAGTTTCTTTTCCACATCGAGGCCAGAGACTCAGGCGTTCCTCCACTCAGCAGTAACGTGACCGTTCACATCATTATCATGGATCAGAACGACAACACACCGCTTATAGTGTCTCCATGGCGCGCGCACGGCTCCGTGGTGGAGGAAAAGATCCCGAGATCCACCGATAAAGGAACTCTGATATCCAAAGTCATCGCCATAGACTCTGATTCAGTGCACAACTCTCGAATCACATACCAGTTTCTCCACAACACTGACGCTACATTATTCAGCTTGGATCAATACAATGGAGAGATACGGACCATGAGAATGTTCAGTTACAGAGACTCGCGCCACCAGCAGCTGGTTGTGATCGCCAAGGACAACGGAGAGCCCGCGCTCTCTGCTACAGTCACCATTAAACTGTCCACGGTGGAGACCGCCCTTAAAACCTATGCTGATATGACTGAGGTGCCTTTGGGATATGACATCTTCTCCGATTTAAACCTGTATCTGGTGATCGGACTGGGCTCTGTTTCGTTTCTTTTACTCATCACTATATTGGTCACCATCGTGCTGAAGTGTCAGAAATCGAAGCCCAGCAAAGCGGCTCCTCCGTGCAGGAACAGTGTGATCAGCGAGAGGAACTCAACCATCGCCGATTCCACTCTGGTCTCCAATGATGCCTACTGGTACAGTTTATTTCTAGCAGAGACAAGGAAAGGAAAGCTGGTGGTCAGACAGCCTGTGCCAAAGGGAGCGAGATACATCGTGTCCAGTTTACCAAGAAGCACAGGACTGACCGAGACCAGCGACTCAGCTGCATCTACTTTACAGGTAAGAAAATCCACCTCAATAATCAAAGATTTACATGACGTTTGACGCACAATTTCTAAGCGAAGAATCATTTCGTGCGCCTTGATATGATGAGTGACATCAGTGTTTAACAATATTAGAAAAAAGGCATTCGTACTCTTAgagttgtattattttaatttccgCGTATTTTTCCATATTTTGCAACACCCGTTTATTGTTTGTCCTTATGTGTGCTATTTTGAACCCTCACATTTTCTGTATTTGAGCTCAGCAACAAAGAGCACTGGATTGTTAGGGTTGGAGCGCTGGACAGCAGAGAAAAATATAAATTACGCGGAAAATAGCAGAATACTTATttttagcaagtttttttttctcatcttatTGTGTATGTTCATGCTAAACTCACTAAGCGTCGCTGTCCTCTAAGAAAACGCTTTTGGTCATATCCTCAGTCGCCATGACATATTTCTTATATGAGGAAAGCGCACAAAGGATCGGGCCATGATAAGAGCTTCGCTGTGTGTCCTGTTCGTTTTTCTGACCATTTCATGATCGCAAGGAATACACATATCTCAAACGCTGCAAAATGGAAGAATGCGCAAAATCACAGTTTTGGAGGTATGTAACGACCCTTCTGATTTTATCCAGTATTTTGGACACAGCGCCCGCTGTGACACATTACTCCATCCCAGAAGAAATGGAGGATGGCTCTGTTGTCGCTAATTTGGCGTCAGATTTGGGACTGGATGTAAAAACACTGAGCAAAAGACAAATGCGTCTCGATATTAGATCTAACAAAAAATATCTGGATGTCAACAAAGAGACAGGAGAGCTCTACATATTAGAAAACATAGACAGAGAATATCTTTGTTCATCTAAAACAGCGACATGTTTTATCAAAATGGAAGTGACACTCGAGAACCCAGTTCGAATGTTTAACATTGAAATTGAAATTGTAGATATCAACGATAATGCTCCCCAC harbors:
- the LOC141287945 gene encoding protocadherin alpha-C2-like isoform X1 — translated: MDYILRSPNRILRYVWMFFLLSASFKPVSTVNHYSIPEEMEEGSVVANLAADLGLDVKTLNRRKMRLDTIASKKYLDINKETGELYIVQKIDREHLCISKLTCFLKLDATIENPIRMFNIEIEITDINDNAPHFRRDTMHLDISESTSAGERFSLNNAFDPDIGSNSVKSYYLSDSAHFSIEIQTGRDGSKFADLILKKALDREEQIVHNLILTAVDGGIPARSGTANIIVRVLDTNDNAPQFDKDSYTINLTENAPIGSLVVKLNATDKDEGSNSDMIYSYSLYTSEKTQQTFSLNPDNGEIRVKEMINYEDFRIYDMEIIATDKGANSLSGKSKVKILITDMNDNHPEISIKSFTSPVKEDIAVNTVIAVVSVSDKDSGENGQVDIYISDDLPFALKESSDNYYELLVSEPLDREKVPEYDVTITVTDRGNPPLSDNETITLELLDVNDNVPQFPQTFYTIPVMENNAPGALLSSLTALDPDLHENQYLVYFIIEKEIVNTSMSMLFSINPENGNLYALKTFDYEIEKEFLFHIEARDSGVPPLSSNVTVHIIIMDQNDNTPLIVSPWRAHGSVVEEKIPRSTDKGTLISKVIAIDSDSVHNSRITYQFLHNTDATLFSLDQYNGEIRTMRMFSYRDSRHQQLVVIAKDNGEPALSATVTIKLSTVETALKTYADMTEVPLGYDIFSDLNLYLVIGLGSVSFLLLITILVTIVLKCQKSKPSKAAPPCRNSVISERNSTIADSTLVSNDAYWYSLFLAETRKGKLVVRQPVPKGARYIVSSLPRSTGLTETSDSAASTLQASTTTSSSST